Proteins encoded in a region of the Rhizobium sp. CC-YZS058 genome:
- a CDS encoding hybrid-cluster NAD(P)-dependent oxidoreductase: MTALTPFRHFDELQPFNDRQHLLECIAATEEAPDVMTFVFKSDRDGWFRYLPGQFVTLELPVTPDEPVMRTYTLSSTPSRPFSVSVTVKAQAGSVGTRWMLEQLRPGMRLKAFGPLGDFSFVRHPGERYLFISAGSGITPMMSMTRWFADCAPQTDVAFLSCARRPGDLLFRSELETLAAQMPNLALGFVVEGHAPKDGWHGLRGRIDAAKLALLSPDFMDRTVFCCGPEPFMRGVRGLLAEAGFDMARYHEESFQPAAAPAEEELAIRGGQAEGAEAPASHTVTFTMAGKQADCLPGRTILQTARAAGVRIGAACEGGLCGTCRVMKLSGEVDMQHNGGILDEEIEEGYILACCSRPLGNVQIEA; this comes from the coding sequence ATGACCGCCCTGACCCCGTTCCGCCATTTCGACGAGCTGCAGCCCTTCAACGACCGGCAGCATCTGCTCGAATGCATCGCCGCCACCGAAGAGGCGCCCGATGTCATGACCTTCGTCTTCAAGTCCGATCGGGACGGCTGGTTTCGCTATCTGCCCGGGCAGTTCGTGACGCTGGAGCTGCCGGTGACGCCGGACGAGCCGGTGATGCGCACCTACACGCTGTCCTCCACTCCCTCGCGGCCCTTCTCCGTGTCGGTGACGGTCAAGGCGCAGGCGGGCTCGGTCGGCACGCGCTGGATGCTCGAGCAGCTCAGGCCCGGCATGCGGCTGAAAGCCTTCGGCCCGCTCGGCGATTTCTCCTTCGTCCGCCATCCGGGCGAGCGCTACCTGTTCATCTCGGCCGGCTCCGGCATCACGCCGATGATGTCGATGACCCGCTGGTTTGCCGATTGCGCGCCGCAGACCGATGTCGCCTTCCTTTCCTGCGCCCGCCGCCCCGGCGATCTCCTGTTCCGCAGCGAGCTGGAAACGCTCGCCGCGCAGATGCCGAACCTCGCGCTCGGCTTCGTGGTGGAAGGTCATGCACCGAAGGATGGCTGGCATGGCCTGCGCGGCCGTATCGACGCCGCCAAGCTCGCGCTTCTCTCCCCGGATTTCATGGACCGCACCGTGTTCTGCTGCGGTCCGGAACCCTTCATGCGCGGCGTGCGCGGCCTGCTCGCGGAGGCCGGCTTCGACATGGCGCGCTATCACGAGGAAAGCTTCCAGCCGGCCGCAGCCCCGGCGGAGGAGGAACTGGCAATCCGTGGCGGCCAGGCCGAGGGCGCCGAAGCGCCGGCCAGCCACACCGTCACCTTCACCATGGCCGGCAAGCAGGCCGACTGCCTGCCTGGCCGCACGATCCTGCAGACCGCGCGCGCTGCGGGCGTGCGCATCGGCGCCGCCTGCGAAGGCGGTCTCTGCGGCACCTGCCGCGTCATGAAGCTCTCCGGAGAGGTCGACATGCAGCACAATGGCGGCATTCTCGACGAGGAAATCGAGGAAGGCTACATCCTCGCCTGCTGCTCCCGGCCGCTGGGGAACGTGCAGATCGAGGCGTAA
- a CDS encoding aromatic ring-hydroxylating dioxygenase subunit alpha encodes MDLTSEVLRKLANRRVDHSLEQAFYTDPELYKLDLQEIWYKDWLFVGHDCEIPRAGNYFTLQVGDYPVVVTRDRQGTIRALHNSCRHRGSRVCSGAKGASAKLVCPYHQWTYELDGSLIFARQMGEDFDKAAHGLKPIACQSVAGYIFLSLADEPMSFEPVREMVTRYLAPHRLENTKVAFESTIVEKGNWKLVWENNRECYHCAANHPELCRTYPEAPSATGVQGAKDDPVIAEHWARCEAAGLPSEFRMHDSGQYRIARMPLVDDAESYTMSGKRAVRRPLSDEVRQSQIGTLLFFHYPTTWNHVLADHAITFRVLPLGPELTQVTTKWLVHKDAVEGVDYTLEELTHVWTETNDQDRQIVEENAFGIRSPAYQPGPYSPEHEGGVMQFVEWYTNFLQTRLKGVSKPLIRVA; translated from the coding sequence ATGGACCTGACCAGCGAAGTGCTCCGCAAGCTTGCCAACCGGCGTGTCGATCACAGCCTGGAGCAGGCCTTCTACACCGATCCCGAGCTCTACAAGCTCGACCTGCAGGAGATCTGGTACAAGGACTGGCTGTTCGTCGGCCATGATTGCGAGATCCCGCGCGCCGGCAATTACTTCACCCTGCAGGTCGGCGATTATCCGGTCGTCGTGACGCGGGACCGCCAGGGCACCATCCGGGCGCTGCACAATTCCTGCCGCCATCGCGGCTCGCGCGTCTGCAGCGGCGCCAAGGGCGCTTCGGCCAAGCTCGTCTGCCCCTACCACCAGTGGACCTACGAGCTGGATGGCTCGCTGATCTTCGCCCGGCAGATGGGCGAGGACTTCGACAAGGCTGCCCATGGCCTGAAGCCGATCGCCTGCCAGAGTGTCGCCGGCTATATCTTCCTGTCGCTCGCCGATGAGCCGATGAGCTTCGAGCCCGTGCGCGAGATGGTGACGCGCTATCTCGCCCCGCATCGTCTGGAAAACACCAAGGTCGCCTTCGAGAGCACGATCGTCGAAAAGGGCAACTGGAAGCTCGTCTGGGAAAACAACCGCGAGTGCTACCATTGCGCCGCCAACCACCCTGAACTCTGCCGAACCTATCCGGAGGCGCCGAGCGCCACCGGCGTGCAGGGCGCCAAGGACGATCCGGTGATTGCCGAGCACTGGGCGCGCTGCGAGGCCGCCGGCCTGCCGAGCGAGTTCCGCATGCATGACAGCGGACAATACCGCATCGCCCGCATGCCGCTGGTCGACGATGCCGAAAGCTACACCATGTCGGGCAAGCGCGCCGTCCGCCGTCCGCTGTCCGACGAGGTCCGCCAGAGCCAGATCGGCACGCTGCTCTTCTTCCACTATCCGACCACCTGGAACCATGTGCTGGCCGACCACGCCATCACCTTCCGCGTCCTGCCGCTGGGGCCCGAACTGACGCAGGTGACCACCAAATGGCTGGTCCACAAGGATGCGGTAGAGGGCGTGGATTACACGCTCGAGGAACTGACCCATGTCTGGACCGAGACCAACGACCAGGACCGGCAGATCGTCGAGGAAAACGCCTTCGGCATCCGCTCGCCGGCCTACCAGCCCGGGCCCTATTCGCCCGAGCATGAAGGCGGCGTCATGCAGTTCGTCGAGTGGTACACGAATTTCCTGCAGACGCGCCTGAAGGGCGTGTCCAAACCCCTGATCCGCGTGGCCTGA
- a CDS encoding DUF6656 family protein, with protein MSKLRYFAAGPEKKDTGLKAAIYVDFLRTGRISRPSNENRQPKRYLSYDEVAARTGRKLEAAGTQAYEKINGFHASIRFPKMIFHRTIEGSPHLGYCHVTAARTKFAEFDEVRWSFYMANFYSEIGKDGAFFDDVKRGYSRMYFAVATDVDKEAGKLVINRTIRDGGLLFRTQDPKTALKNVLMLGAKNDALRAIIKAL; from the coding sequence ATGTCGAAGCTGAGATATTTCGCCGCCGGACCGGAAAAGAAAGACACGGGCTTGAAGGCTGCGATCTATGTCGACTTCCTGCGCACGGGGCGCATCAGCCGGCCATCCAACGAGAACCGCCAGCCCAAGCGCTATCTGTCCTATGACGAAGTGGCCGCCCGCACGGGCCGGAAGCTCGAGGCGGCCGGCACGCAGGCCTATGAGAAGATCAACGGCTTCCACGCCTCGATCCGCTTTCCGAAGATGATCTTTCACCGCACGATCGAGGGGAGCCCGCATCTCGGCTATTGCCATGTGACGGCGGCGCGCACCAAATTCGCCGAGTTCGACGAGGTGCGCTGGTCCTTCTACATGGCCAATTTCTATTCCGAGATCGGCAAGGACGGCGCCTTCTTCGACGATGTGAAGCGCGGCTATTCGCGCATGTATTTCGCCGTTGCCACCGATGTCGACAAGGAGGCCGGCAAGCTCGTCATCAACCGCACGATCCGCGATGGCGGGCTCCTGTTCCGCACGCAGGACCCGAAGACGGCGCTGAAGAACGTGCTGATGCTCGGCGCCAAGAACGACGCCTTGCGCGCGATCATCAAGGCGCTCTAG
- a CDS encoding L-threonylcarbamoyladenylate synthase yields MAETVDALAAPDAALARAVAVLAEGLPVAIPTETVYGLAADATRAEAIARIYEVKGRPRFNPLISHVSSMAMAERHGVFDPLSRALAEAFWPGPLTLVLPRADTSTVHDLATAGLSTLGLRMPDGIARAIIDGVGRPLAAPSANTSGGVSPTEAGHVAADLGRRIPLIVDAGPCAVGLESTIVKVEGDAIRLLRPGGLEAAAIEAVAGRPLQRPAQAGAAIEAPGMLASHYAPDATLRLDAEDVRPGEALIRFGGRRLPGEAQARLVLDLSPAGSLREAAAHLFAYLKRADASGAGRIAVGPIPQDGLGEAIRDRLKRAAAPRP; encoded by the coding sequence TTGGCGGAAACGGTGGATGCGCTGGCCGCACCGGATGCAGCGCTGGCCCGCGCGGTCGCGGTGCTCGCCGAGGGACTGCCGGTCGCGATCCCGACCGAAACCGTCTATGGTCTCGCCGCAGACGCCACCCGCGCCGAGGCGATCGCCCGGATCTACGAGGTCAAGGGCCGCCCGCGCTTCAATCCGCTGATCTCGCATGTAAGCAGCATGGCGATGGCGGAGCGCCACGGTGTCTTCGATCCCCTCTCCCGCGCTCTTGCCGAGGCCTTCTGGCCGGGGCCGCTGACACTCGTCCTGCCGCGGGCCGACACCAGCACGGTGCATGATCTGGCCACGGCCGGCCTGTCGACCCTGGGGCTGCGCATGCCGGACGGCATTGCCCGCGCCATCATCGACGGCGTCGGCCGCCCCCTGGCCGCGCCCAGCGCCAACACGTCCGGCGGCGTCAGCCCGACGGAAGCCGGCCATGTGGCCGCCGATCTCGGCCGTCGCATCCCCCTGATCGTCGATGCAGGCCCCTGCGCAGTCGGACTCGAATCGACCATCGTCAAGGTGGAGGGCGATGCGATCCGGCTCCTGCGGCCCGGCGGGCTGGAGGCGGCGGCGATCGAGGCCGTGGCCGGCCGCCCGCTGCAGCGCCCCGCCCAGGCGGGTGCCGCCATCGAAGCGCCGGGCATGCTGGCCTCGCATTACGCGCCCGACGCCACGCTGCGGCTCGATGCCGAGGATGTCCGGCCGGGCGAGGCGCTGATCCGCTTTGGCGGCAGGCGGCTTCCCGGCGAAGCGCAGGCGCGGCTGGTGCTCGACCTCAGCCCGGCCGGCAGCCTGCGCGAAGCGGCCGCCCATCTCTTTGCCTACCTCAAGCGCGCCGATGCGAGCGGAGCCGGGCGCATCGCCGTCGGCCCCATTCCGCAGGATGGCCTGGGCGAGGCGATCCGCGACCGGCTGAAGCGCGCCGCCGCGCCCCGCCCCTGA
- a CDS encoding FAD-binding oxidoreductase codes for MTSTIPSPDLIDRFIALVGADHAVAGQDAGRRYLADTRGLYYGSTPVVLKPDSVEEVSAILRLASETGVAIVPQGGNTGHVAGQIPREGRADIVLSLERMTRIRDVDPVGNVLVAEAGCILADIQAAAEAAGRLFPLSLGSEGSCRIGGNLSTNAGGTAVLAYGNMRQLCLGLEVVLPTGEIWNGLRRLKKDNTGFDLRDLFIGAEGTLGVITAAVLKLFPRPLGHQVAFAGVKSVEDALTLFERAATRCGPALTGFELMPRIGVEFTARHIPGVRDPMDTVHPWYTLIDISTADSAEGAERLMQDLLEQAIADGLVENAVLAASETQRKALWHMRESMSPAQKPEGGSIKHDISVPVAAIPAFMAQADAAVLAAIPGARLCSFGHMGDGNIHYNISQPVGADTQAFLDRWREINDLVHGIALAHGGSISAEHGIGQLKRDELAAIRSPIEIDLMHRIKSAFDPAGIMNPDKVLRAAE; via the coding sequence ATGACCAGCACCATCCCCTCCCCCGACCTGATCGACCGCTTCATCGCCCTCGTGGGCGCGGACCATGCCGTGGCCGGGCAGGACGCCGGGCGGCGCTACCTCGCCGATACGCGCGGTCTCTATTATGGCAGCACGCCTGTGGTGCTGAAGCCGGACAGCGTCGAGGAGGTCTCCGCCATCCTGCGCCTCGCCAGCGAAACGGGCGTCGCGATCGTGCCGCAGGGCGGCAATACCGGCCATGTGGCGGGGCAGATCCCGCGAGAGGGCCGCGCCGACATCGTGCTGTCCCTGGAACGGATGACGCGCATTCGCGACGTCGATCCGGTCGGCAACGTGCTGGTGGCCGAAGCCGGCTGCATCCTTGCCGACATCCAGGCGGCGGCGGAGGCAGCCGGGCGGCTTTTTCCCCTCTCGCTCGGCTCGGAAGGATCCTGCCGGATCGGCGGCAATCTTTCCACCAATGCGGGGGGAACAGCGGTGCTCGCCTATGGCAATATGCGCCAGCTCTGCCTCGGCCTTGAGGTCGTCCTGCCGACGGGCGAGATCTGGAACGGCCTGCGGCGGCTGAAGAAGGACAATACCGGCTTCGATCTGCGCGATCTCTTCATTGGTGCGGAGGGGACGCTCGGGGTCATCACCGCCGCGGTGCTGAAGCTCTTTCCCCGCCCGCTCGGCCACCAGGTGGCCTTCGCAGGCGTGAAAAGCGTCGAGGATGCGCTGACGCTGTTCGAGCGGGCGGCGACCCGCTGCGGCCCGGCGCTGACCGGCTTCGAACTGATGCCGCGCATCGGGGTCGAATTCACCGCCCGCCATATTCCGGGCGTGCGCGACCCGATGGACACGGTTCATCCCTGGTATACGCTGATCGACATCTCGACCGCCGACAGCGCGGAGGGGGCCGAGCGGCTGATGCAGGATCTCTTGGAGCAGGCGATCGCCGATGGCCTCGTCGAAAACGCCGTGCTGGCGGCCAGCGAGACGCAGCGCAAGGCGCTCTGGCACATGCGCGAGAGCATGTCGCCCGCACAGAAGCCGGAAGGCGGCTCGATCAAGCACGATATCTCGGTGCCCGTGGCCGCCATCCCCGCCTTCATGGCGCAGGCGGATGCGGCGGTGCTGGCGGCGATTCCCGGCGCCCGGCTCTGCTCCTTCGGCCATATGGGCGACGGCAACATCCACTACAACATTTCGCAACCCGTCGGCGCGGACACGCAGGCCTTTCTCGACCGGTGGCGCGAGATCAACGATCTCGTCCACGGCATCGCGCTTGCGCATGGCGGCTCGATCTCAGCGGAACATGGGATCGGCCAGCTCAAACGCGACGAACTCGCCGCCATCCGAAGCCCGATCGAAATCGACCTCATGCACCGCATCAAGTCCGCCTTCGACCCGGCGGGCATCATGAACCCGGACAAGGTGCTGCGGGCGGCAGAATAA
- a CDS encoding type II toxin-antitoxin system RelE/ParE family toxin: protein MVKRKVTYVNGAALESLKDLPREIQLQFATDLQRVQHGQTPLSDFKILKGLGAGIVELIENGGRGPGYRLVYCAKYKDTVFVLHAFAKTTNGVDRAAMETVKGRIKLMKAMIGDA, encoded by the coding sequence ATGGTCAAGCGCAAGGTCACCTATGTGAACGGCGCAGCGCTGGAGTCGCTCAAGGATCTGCCACGCGAGATCCAGCTCCAATTCGCTACCGACCTGCAGCGTGTCCAGCACGGGCAAACGCCGCTCTCCGATTTCAAGATTCTGAAAGGCCTTGGTGCCGGGATTGTCGAGCTCATCGAGAACGGTGGGCGAGGACCAGGATACAGGCTGGTCTACTGCGCCAAATACAAGGACACGGTCTTCGTTCTCCATGCATTCGCCAAAACGACGAATGGTGTCGACCGCGCTGCCATGGAGACGGTGAAAGGTCGGATCAAGCTGATGAAGGCGATGATCGGGGACGCTTGA
- a CDS encoding helix-turn-helix domain-containing protein: protein MSETLIYDNVFESLVDDVDEAADLSFRADLISALVECCRERGWSQAEIGAVLGIPQPRVSELMRGKVHLFSADRLIGFLSRLGVRLRPSFSGSQFLCVVETYPAA, encoded by the coding sequence ATGAGTGAGACGCTCATATATGACAACGTCTTCGAATCGCTGGTCGATGATGTCGATGAGGCTGCCGACCTGAGTTTTCGCGCCGATCTGATCTCCGCGCTGGTGGAGTGCTGCCGGGAGCGAGGCTGGAGTCAGGCGGAGATCGGTGCGGTTCTTGGTATTCCACAACCCCGTGTCAGTGAGCTGATGCGGGGAAAGGTTCACTTGTTTTCTGCGGATCGGCTGATCGGTTTCCTCAGTCGCTTGGGCGTGAGGCTGCGGCCCTCGTTCAGCGGCTCGCAATTTCTTTGCGTCGTCGAAACATATCCGGCGGCCTGA
- a CDS encoding DUF1217 domain-containing protein, with product MVSTYLQYNLLTRDMKTSLNRTAEQTQVARDTAYYKENIGKVTTIDEFLDDYRLYSYAMKAHGLEDMTYAKAFMKKVLESDLNDDNSYANRLTDERYRNFAMAYSFSQGKAVVQTTAQEDAVIGLYNQTSARLDDRVKADTSYFNAAMDLVKSVDDLWGNERLRTYVLTSLRYDTSMSYQHFKAVVTSDLNDPQSYANTVTNDYKAGFQAKIDAIKASAKPEDLKNPNSAASIAIAGYQAQIDSVPDYKPLAAVFNFGTDGKVVSGKMAMDASNKASLNEAYILSQPRVTASAALINRSYFEAHVGTFTTTTDLLANSRMRSFIITAFGLPKSTATDTLDKILKSDPNDANSYANKNGGEFNANYKELAKAFNFNSSGTLNTGTPIQTATQTGTTGDVYMSRYNDADDAADETLVKQFKQLIGTVSSVDDLLDDMKMMRLVLNAFDLQDAGDSRRKLKQVLTSDLADPKSYANSLKDSRYTDMVKAFNFKADGTIGPPVLPQSQSEIMLTAKNYVINKSQFGTEDEKKKAKEEASYYNAQMEKIGSLDSFLKNKRLVEFVLVANHIDPDSVTDDQLKKIFKSDLEDPKSYVNTEADPRFREIVASFNFDKNGKVARQDSLGIQTRRGKLETEELYYNQTLEETQGEDNAGVRLALYFRRKASDIGSAYDLLADTALMQVVRTAFQIPEGLSSADIDKQYAYINRVMDIKTLQDPAEVEKLLKRFTALYDVDNNVDTSAAGLILSGQGGGISADALYTLMSLRKGG from the coding sequence ATGGTCTCGACCTATCTCCAGTACAATCTCCTGACACGGGACATGAAGACCAGCCTGAACCGCACCGCGGAGCAGACGCAGGTTGCCCGCGATACGGCCTACTACAAGGAGAACATCGGCAAGGTCACGACGATCGACGAGTTCCTCGACGACTACCGTCTCTACTCCTATGCCATGAAGGCGCATGGTCTTGAGGACATGACCTATGCCAAGGCCTTCATGAAGAAGGTGCTGGAAAGCGATCTCAACGACGACAACAGCTATGCCAACCGCCTGACCGACGAGCGCTACCGCAACTTCGCGATGGCCTACAGCTTCTCGCAGGGCAAGGCCGTGGTGCAGACCACCGCCCAGGAAGATGCGGTCATCGGCCTTTACAACCAGACGAGCGCGCGCCTGGACGACCGGGTCAAGGCCGATACGAGCTATTTCAATGCCGCGATGGACCTGGTGAAGAGCGTCGACGATCTCTGGGGCAACGAGCGCCTGCGCACCTATGTGCTGACCAGTCTGCGCTACGACACCAGCATGTCCTACCAGCACTTCAAGGCGGTGGTGACGAGCGACCTCAACGATCCGCAAAGCTACGCCAACACGGTCACCAATGACTACAAGGCCGGTTTCCAGGCCAAGATCGATGCGATCAAGGCGTCAGCTAAGCCGGAGGATCTGAAGAACCCGAACAGCGCTGCGTCGATTGCGATCGCCGGCTACCAGGCACAGATCGACAGCGTTCCGGACTACAAGCCGCTCGCCGCGGTCTTCAATTTCGGAACCGACGGGAAGGTCGTCTCGGGCAAGATGGCCATGGATGCCAGCAACAAGGCCAGCCTGAACGAGGCCTATATTCTTTCGCAGCCGCGCGTCACGGCCTCGGCCGCGCTGATCAACCGCTCCTATTTCGAAGCGCATGTCGGGACCTTCACGACCACGACCGATCTCCTGGCCAACAGCCGCATGCGCTCCTTCATCATCACCGCTTTCGGCCTGCCGAAGTCGACGGCGACGGACACGCTCGACAAGATCCTGAAGAGCGATCCGAACGACGCGAACAGCTACGCCAACAAGAATGGCGGCGAGTTCAACGCGAACTACAAGGAGCTCGCCAAGGCCTTCAATTTTAATTCCTCCGGGACGCTCAACACCGGCACCCCGATCCAGACGGCGACGCAGACGGGGACGACGGGCGATGTCTATATGTCGCGCTACAACGATGCCGACGACGCGGCCGACGAAACGCTCGTCAAACAGTTCAAGCAGCTGATCGGTACGGTCAGTTCGGTCGACGACCTGCTGGACGACATGAAGATGATGCGGTTGGTGCTGAACGCCTTCGACCTGCAGGACGCGGGTGACAGTCGCCGCAAGCTCAAACAGGTGCTGACCAGCGACCTCGCCGATCCGAAGAGCTACGCCAATTCGCTGAAGGACAGCCGCTACACCGACATGGTGAAGGCCTTCAACTTCAAGGCCGATGGAACGATCGGCCCGCCGGTCCTGCCGCAATCGCAGTCCGAAATCATGCTGACCGCCAAGAACTACGTCATCAACAAGTCGCAGTTCGGCACCGAGGATGAGAAGAAGAAGGCGAAGGAAGAGGCGAGCTACTACAATGCGCAGATGGAAAAGATCGGCTCGCTCGACAGCTTCCTGAAAAACAAGCGGCTGGTCGAGTTCGTGCTTGTCGCCAACCATATCGATCCGGACTCGGTGACGGACGACCAGCTGAAGAAGATCTTCAAGTCCGATCTCGAGGATCCGAAGAGCTATGTGAACACGGAGGCTGACCCCCGCTTCCGCGAGATCGTCGCCTCCTTCAATTTCGACAAGAACGGCAAGGTCGCCCGCCAGGACAGCCTCGGCATTCAGACCCGGCGCGGCAAGCTGGAAACCGAAGAGCTCTACTACAATCAGACGCTCGAAGAGACGCAGGGCGAGGACAATGCAGGCGTCCGCCTGGCACTCTATTTCCGCCGCAAGGCATCCGACATCGGCTCGGCCTACGATCTGCTGGCCGATACCGCCCTCATGCAGGTGGTGCGCACCGCCTTCCAGATCCCGGAAGGCCTGTCGAGCGCTGACATCGACAAGCAATATGCCTATATCAACCGCGTGATGGACATCAAAACGCTGCAGGATCCGGCCGAGGTCGAGAAACTGCTCAAGCGCTTCACTGCGCTCTACGATGTCGACAACAATGTCGACACCTCCGCCGCCGGCCTCATCCTCTCCGGCCAGGGCGGCGGCATCAGCGCGGATGCGCTCTACACGCTGATGAGCCTGCGCAAGGGGGGGTAG
- a CDS encoding DUF6101 family protein, translating into MLKTVSQPAWAETTLRLDPKRFPQQASFVPAGTISDVSISLDERGAVMRKILPTSGLPLSIALPARAFRGVAARAIDHGDGEVTVTLELHHDDIELCIPLLVAHDLSDIAADWRAWSEAYKIPMLMIEADGVARPLEEHLGEVKTRQITPRRRHQLHRRRPRFLMRRATTSLGVAMKIDGCEIIARR; encoded by the coding sequence ATGTTGAAGACCGTTTCCCAACCCGCCTGGGCCGAAACCACGCTCAGACTCGATCCGAAACGCTTCCCGCAGCAGGCAAGCTTCGTCCCCGCCGGGACGATAAGCGATGTCAGCATCAGCCTGGACGAGCGCGGTGCGGTGATGCGCAAGATCCTGCCCACCAGCGGCCTGCCGTTGTCCATCGCCCTTCCGGCCCGCGCCTTCCGCGGCGTGGCCGCCCGTGCCATCGACCACGGCGACGGCGAGGTGACCGTGACGCTCGAGCTGCACCATGACGACATCGAGCTCTGCATTCCGCTGCTCGTTGCCCATGACCTCTCCGACATCGCCGCCGACTGGCGTGCCTGGTCGGAAGCCTACAAGATCCCGATGCTGATGATCGAGGCCGATGGCGTGGCCCGCCCGCTCGAGGAGCATCTGGGCGAGGTCAAGACCCGCCAGATCACGCCGCGCCGGCGCCACCAGTTGCACCGCCGCCGTCCGCGCTTTCTCATGCGCCGCGCCACGACCAGCCTCGGCGTCGCCATGAAGATCGACGGCTGCGAGATCATCGCCCGCCGCTGA
- the ubiA gene encoding 4-hydroxybenzoate octaprenyltransferase produces MQIPDTDTGRVSDAPSQNWVYRALPRGLWPYAQLARWDRPIGWQLLMWPCFWSATLAAIAAAGQGSLSPARFIGHLLLFFIGSVAMRGAGCTYNDIVDHRIDEAVARTRSRPLPSGRVSRRAAKLFMVAQALVGLVVLLQFNGVAILLGIASLGFVAIYPFAKRFTDWPQFFLGLAFSWGAIMGWAAEFGRLSAAPLVLYLAAIAWTVGYDTIYAYQDREDDALVGVRSTARRFGENPRPWLIALYGLTVLLLASSFLLAGAGLLAFLALLLALLLLGWQILVLDIHDQAQCLALFRMNGTIGLILFLGLLADLAVALL; encoded by the coding sequence ATGCAGATTCCCGACACCGACACCGGGCGCGTTTCGGACGCGCCTTCGCAGAACTGGGTCTATCGCGCCCTGCCGCGCGGCCTCTGGCCCTATGCCCAATTGGCGCGGTGGGACCGGCCGATCGGCTGGCAGCTGCTCATGTGGCCCTGCTTCTGGTCGGCAACGCTTGCAGCGATTGCGGCGGCCGGGCAGGGCTCGCTCTCGCCAGCGCGCTTCATCGGCCATCTCCTCCTGTTCTTCATCGGCTCCGTTGCCATGCGCGGCGCAGGCTGCACCTATAACGACATCGTCGACCACAGGATCGACGAGGCGGTGGCGCGCACGCGCTCGCGCCCGCTGCCCTCGGGGCGCGTCTCGCGGCGGGCGGCAAAGCTGTTCATGGTCGCCCAGGCGCTGGTCGGCCTCGTCGTGCTCCTGCAGTTCAACGGCGTCGCCATTCTCCTCGGCATCGCCTCGCTCGGGTTCGTCGCCATCTACCCCTTCGCCAAGCGCTTCACCGACTGGCCGCAGTTCTTTCTCGGTCTTGCCTTTTCATGGGGCGCGATCATGGGATGGGCCGCAGAGTTCGGGAGGCTTTCGGCGGCGCCGCTGGTGCTCTATCTCGCGGCCATTGCCTGGACCGTCGGCTATGACACGATCTACGCCTATCAGGACCGCGAGGACGATGCGCTGGTCGGCGTGCGCTCCACGGCGCGTCGCTTCGGCGAAAATCCGCGCCCGTGGCTGATCGCGCTCTACGGGCTGACGGTTCTCCTGCTGGCGTCGTCCTTCCTCCTGGCCGGCGCCGGCCTGCTCGCCTTCCTGGCCCTGCTGCTCGCGCTTCTCCTTCTAGGCTGGCAGATCCTCGTGCTCGACATTCACGACCAGGCCCAATGCCTGGCGCTGTTCCGCATGAACGGCACGATCGGGCTGATCCTGTTTCTCGGCCTTCTCGCCGATCTCGCCGTCGCCCTGCTTTAG